The sequence TTTCTTTTGGAATTGCAGTAGAGAAATTAAAGTATGCATATGAGTGATTGACGCTGCAATAAagttaaataaaaagttgttttgtAGTGTAAGGTTGGGCGACAGAACATCACGAGCAAGGGGAAGAAGCAGAAAACCATATAAAAAAATAAagctgacatatatatatatatatatatatatatatatatatatatatatatatatatatatatatatatatatatatatatatatatatatatatatatatatatatatattcatttacaacacttgttcgcgaatcgtcggaagtggtcgaaggtcaaatgaattcatgtaaacagttcaaaactttttgagactcaatattatagactttgcttatcgtgtcgaaatcacataaagattaaatttaaatttgatcggaaattttcgggtcgtcacacacacacacacacacacacacacacacacacacacacacacatatatatatatatatatatatatatatatatatatatatatatatatatatatatatatatatatatatattcttctacTTTTTTGCCGGAGGTCCTTTGGAAGCAATTTCTTTATCcgtcgagagagagagagagagagagagagagagagagaggatctTCTCTATTCTTAGAGTGTTTCACCCGGGGTGGATAAATGATTTCCCTTTATTCAAAGATAGAAGAAAGATTGTCTACGTCTCATCTCTCCATACCCTATACCATGTGGGATTGGGTATGTTGTTGTCAAGGGCGGATGTTTGTGTAGACGGGGCGGGGCACCCACCCCAGCtggatttaaaaacaaaaaatttacaaaaaaaaaaaaaaattcttttactaaaaaataaggttaATAAGGTTTTTTAAGTGTTCGCTCCAGCTGTCattgaaaattttaataaatttttgtAGCCGCCCCCATCTGTGCTtaggttcaagttccgccaccagttgttgttgtcgttgttgaagttttcatatatatatatatatatatatatatatatatatatatatatatatataataataataataataataataataataatattaataataatcatacctTTCTatctaataatattcatatttacgTGTGCATTAGTTAcaaactagttgttgaaccctcgtTTCGCGCCCGGGGttcagttttcaatgtattttattgcgtttagtttgtaaaattatttcgtggctaaagaatgatgtcgttgaagcgtaactcgagtcgaactaaaaggtataacccatgaaagatttaaatgttattttaaattaacaatatatgtccatctccgcgtttagctatatagttatcgacttttaaaaatctaacgcaaaatcaacgtgtatgaaaagtaccccaatttttttagctttttttaaaaagcgtccgttttgcgtatagttagtgatattgtgttcctaaaattatttcaagtttaacgatggtgtcgaaaaaatttaactcgttgcgagcaagaagatatgacccgttgaatatttgggtggagtttatttaagattttttatgaaaatggttatttgacactttacccctgtttggagggtcgatttgaatatttgaaaaaaatgTGAGGGTCTTTACTGGTGTAGTGAAATTTAAAtagaatttaaaaagaaaaagtaaaATGACAAATATGTCCGTAGTTATTATTCACAATTTTTGTCAGTAGATAATTTAGTAATTTTGAATTATGATAACACGTATGGTAAGGTTTAGCAAAATCCTTTTTAAGTATTAACGAAATTATATTTTACTCTCAATTTTTTTAGCTAACAAAAAGGGAAGGCAGTTTCAATTATGTCAATCTACAATGAGGATTAAACCCCAAGTAGGCCACTCTATATATTTGTCAAATTAAGACTTACACGCTCCTCTGCAGTCTCAAGTTTTCACTCATCTAAATTTAAACACAGTAAATCATTCTTTACGATGCTCACCAAACCAGAAACTCAAAGGTACGCCTTTTATTCCTTTCTTAGTTAATTCAATTTCATCATTTTACCGGTTTTGACATATGGGTCTGTATTTGATTCCCAATTTTGATTCAATCATGTTACTTTATTAAGTTTTGTTGATTGTAGTTGTTCTTTCAGTATTAGTTGAAATTTCTACTCATTTATGTTATTCATTTTGGGGAGTTAACTAAATCATCACAAAATTAAATGTGAATTTTGATCAGGGTCTTGTTGGATTAACTTTACAAAAGAATTAAGTGATCATACATTGTATACGACATTATAAGTGAGTTTCTTGGCTCAAAATTTGTTTGAATTTATCATTGTAAATGCTAATCAATTTCTGGGTTTAATTAAAATCACAAAAAGTGAAATTTTGTTCTGTATCTTGTTTGGAATATctatttcttttcttctttttataATCTTGGtggaattaaataaaatcacaaaaTTAAGTGATCAAAAGATTGTATACGACATTATAGAAGTGTTTCTTGGCTCACATTGGCAAATTCGTTTGAATATATCATTGTTTATgttattcattttgtgtttttaacaaTAATCACAGGACTTAAAAATGGATAGTTGATCAGGGTTTAACTAAAATTACAAAATTGAAAAATGTTAATTTGATCATGGTCTTGTTTGGATTTTCTTTTTAATTATATCTCAAGTTAAGTGATCAAACATTGTATATGTGACATCATAAAAGTACTTCTTTGTCCCGCAGTTAGGATTGGTTATTTTTCTAGTTTATATGTTAATGATTACTTTTGTTCgttattgatggattgatgattgatTAATTAGGATGGAGTCTCAAAATGAAGTTCCAAAAGAAGATAAATCTCGTGTTGCTAATAAAGATATGATTGCGAAAAAAGAGGGAAAAAAGGTTCTTACTCCAGAACCACATTCAAAGCACACTAAGTTATTTAAAAATGGGTCTCACAGTTCCTCATTTTCGACTAAACCCCAAACTACTAATGAGCTGTCGTTGAGACGAAGACCTGGGTCTACGGGTGAAACCACATCATCCTCTGCACGTGCGAATAAGAATGTGCCAGGTGGTACAAATATTGGCACCCCTTCAGATTCGCTGCGAAGTGTGAACAAATTAAAGGCAAGTACTTATTAATTCTTGGTATCGTTTTAAGTCTTTGATGATTTTATGTGTTCTTAATGTATTATTGGTCTTTTGTTTTAGGCTAAGAAATCGAATGCAGATGAAGATGGCCGTCCTTTTGAGGATTCCCTGTAAGTTTGAACAATaagataaaaaaaatttataatgttGTTGGTTTAATTTTTTAGCACACTTGATTGAgcaatataattaaattgttatggtAAATGTGTTAACAGTTATGAAGTTCTTTTTTAACAGCAGTCGTCTCGGATCACCCGGGGGAACTAAACCACTCAAGcgttcatctcccgcagttgcataacccgcccctaaCTGCTGCCCAGGAGGAAACTCGGCCCAATCTGAGGGCATGagcggtaaaaccccctcccccactgcccctgcaacgcgatgtgcggaaggcaccctagggtggaattcaagggttaaggggcaaccttgtgtgcaatgttgcaccccacgggagtcgaactcctgaacTCTTTCGCTAAgacacatgagctacaacacaaggttaACAGCTATGACGTGATATTCCATTTTCACTCTTGTAAGCTATGCAGCATTTAAACCACCTTATTAGACGGGTAAATATATTATGGTTACTTATAGAAAATTTTTTGTACCCTTGTAAGCTATATGATTGTATATAAAGTATAATTGTATAAACCACCATCATGAGAGAAGATAGATTTAAGGTAAATTTACATCATAAGAAATCACATAGTGACAGTCATGTTGTAACCATTTCAATGCTTTATCCCATTTTTATTCTTTCAACCTATGATATAATAGGGTTATTTGTGGAAAATTGATTATTCAGATTGCTCCTAGGTAGTATCATTCCTATGTTTCTTCAGTACGTTGACCTTTCCGTTCACTTTTTTATAATATCATATGTAGTGGGCGACGTAGTTCTGGCTTTTCTTCCAAATCGGAAGTACGTGCTGAAAAGAGAAAGGAATTTAATTCTCGGTTAGAGGAAAAAAGTCGTGAAAAGGAAATGGAAAGGACGAATTTGCAAGAAAAATCTAAAGTAATTGATTTTAAACTTGACAGTCATATGAAACTGTAATCGGTTGAGGTTTTAAACTTGTTTTTTTGGGTGCAAATGCAGGAAAGCCAGAAAGCAGAAATCAGAGATTTAAGGAAAAATTTGGGGTTTAAAGCTACACCATTGCCAAAGTTTTACAACGAACCTGCTACCAAGTGGGAACCAAAGAAGGTATCTTAATTGAACTTCAAATTTCCATAATGTAGTATACATCAATAACTTaatactttttttttctttcttattttttgtaTTTGAATCTATAGAAACAACCCACTCGCCCGATAACTCCAAAGCTAGGCAAAAATAGAAGTGTGCGTTCTGGGGGCCAACAAGTTAAAAACGAAGCTACATCAAGTAAGGTCGATCGCGCTAGCAAAACAGAAGCCGGACCCGAACAGCCAAAAGAATTACCTCTTAAATCAAAAGGTCAAGAAGTCGAAAATGAGTTACCTGTTGGTTCACGAGATCAAGAAATGGACCAAGGTTCTGTTGAAACGTTTGAAAAAATCGAGTTCCCACTAGACAATCAACTTGAAGATGAAGGTTGGGAAGAAGTTAATAATGAAGAGGATCCAGAAATCGAGGAAGGACCTCTTCATAGTACGAATCTTGCAGACAGAGGTTAGAATGTGTTACAAAATCTAATCGAGTATGTAGAATTTAAGATTTTTGTGTTGTGAATAGTTTGCTGAAAAGATTGTATTTTTTTGTATATGTGTCTCTACAGGTTACATTGATAATTACTTTTGATAAGGTTCTCTACAGGTttgtaaaattttttattttttggaAAGTTTGAATTTGATCATGTATGTAATACACGAATAAGAACGTACAGATTTTGTTGATTTTGCTGTTATAATACTACAATGAAAGTTGAAATCTTTGGTTTatcttgaaatattatttgaagatTCTTTTCCCTTTTCTTAGATGTTGATAGATATATGGATGGCGATGATGAGTGAGTTTTGTTTTCAACAAGTTCA comes from Rutidosis leptorrhynchoides isolate AG116_Rl617_1_P2 chromosome 4, CSIRO_AGI_Rlap_v1, whole genome shotgun sequence and encodes:
- the LOC139842040 gene encoding uncharacterized protein gives rise to the protein MESQNEVPKEDKSRVANKDMIAKKEGKKVLTPEPHSKHTKLFKNGSHSSSFSTKPQTTNELSLRRRPGSTGETTSSSARANKNVPGGTNIGTPSDSLRSVNKLKAKKSNADEDGRPFEDSLGRRSSGFSSKSEVRAEKRKEFNSRLEEKSREKEMERTNLQEKSKESQKAEIRDLRKNLGFKATPLPKFYNEPATKWEPKKKQPTRPITPKLGKNRSVRSGGQQVKNEATSSKVDRASKTEAGPEQPKELPLKSKGQEVENELPVGSRDQEMDQGSVETFEKIEFPLDNQLEDEGWEEVNNEEDPEIEEGPLHSTNLADRGYIDNYF